The nucleotide sequence CATTAGAGCCTCGGTGGCGGTGGTTCCCCAGCACCCATTCTTCATGAAAAACACCAGCATCCGAGATAACTTAGCCCCGCGAGGCGAGCGAAACGATGAAAGAATGCTCGCAGCACTCCACAGACTCAGAATGCGAGATGTAATTGACAGAATGGGTGGATTGGACAGCATCCTGGACATTGATCGCCTATCTCAGGGTCAACGCCAGCTGCTCTGCCTCGCAAGAGCCATGCTCGCCAACAAGAggatcatcctcctcgacgaagcAAGCAGCAATGTGGATCCCAACTCGGAGCAACTTATCAGACAAGTCATTCGTGAGCAATTTGTCGGATGCACCGTCATTGCTATTGTTCATCGGCTTGGAGCTGTGGTGGACTTTGATCGCATCGCTGTTATGAGCGGTGGTCGGGTCGTGGAATGGGACAATCCCAGAGAGTTGTTGAAGCGGGATAGTGAGTTTAAGAAGTTGTGGGACTTGACTTCGGGGTGAAGAGGGTAAGAGTATCTAAATGGTGCTGAACTTGGATGTCAATGAAGCTGAGTTCTTATCTTGGTCGCACATTTTGCTCCTCGAAGCTCCTCTCAGGTGCCCTGTGGATGCGCAAGGCGCACAAGGACTGCATAAATCCATTGCATAAAACAATCACTCATATGGAGCACGTGTTTAATCACGTGAGGATACATTGCTGGGATGTGCTTCACTATTGGAAAACCAATTAAGTTAGTAAAAGAACTGGTATCATTTCATTCTGTTTTTTTGAGTTCAACTGCACCTTTCAGCTATGGCTGGTCCATTACACAGAGTAACATAGACAGCTGTGTAGCAAGACCCTCGATAATCTgatcctctttttttttttcgccATTGTTTTTCTCATGCTCCCTCCTAAATCCTCAAGTTAAGAACAAGCGCAGCGTGAAGATGTGGTCAGTTACCCTAGATCTTTCAGCGAAGCACACGGCGTTGACAACTTCGTTTAAAAAGGCTGATTGGTCTTTAAGCTCCTCATGAAATTTTTCATCTACCAGGATTAGTAGTTTCACAACATGCGACTGGCAGATTTATTGTCCTCAGCTGCTCTCTCAAGTCTTTCAGCGTGGTGTTGCGATctcagcctcttcagctCAGGATTTCGGCAGAATGGTTGTGGCGACTTTCCGTTTTTTGAGGCTGAGCACAGAATGATAAGCATATGATTGGTTCAATCTTATCTGAAACGCCTGTAATCGTGGAATCTGCGCCGCAAGTGCTGGGACCGGAATTCAACGCTTCAGCCCAGCCAGGCAAAGCTGCAGCACAGACGAACTCCGTATTGGTGATGTCACTGGAGCGCTGGATTGCTCCGGATGCAGTTAGCGCGAGATCTCAGCCAGCGCTGGGATCAACGCAGTCATCCGCTGATCCTTGCCTCCTTTGGGGGCTGCGTAAATCATCACTCATGCTTCAGCGAGTATATAACATGTCAAGGACTGCCAAGGGAGTATTGGATATCATCATAGCAAGTAGAAGCAACAACTACTCATACAACATCATATCTTACAATTCATCAGCTCATCATTGTTGCACTCTCACCATCACAAACTCTCTTGCACACTCACCAACATGAGCTTCCCTCAAAACAATGACATCACTCTCCCAGTCGAGTCACAACTCGGCAACCCTACCCTTCAAGTCGACTTTTcatggaagaagctcaaggctttGGTCTCACAAAAGGACAAGTCTGGAGAGTCTGTGCCTCGATATGTCATCGACTACAACACCTTGAGGTCGCCCCATTTGGTTTTCCACCCTGCTGAGGACAAGTCTGCCATTATCGGATCCGGCACCCTCCACCCGGTCTCGATCCATGCCGACTATGTACTCCGTGGTCACAAGGGAACTCTCAAGGCTCTGAGGCGCTTCGTCACCTCTTACACGCACCTGTCATATAACTACGCCGATGGCCCTGGAGATACCCCGGCTGCCATGACCTGGACTAGCTCCAGCGACTTCAAGAGCTGGGACTTTATCTGCCTCGATGAGAACAGCGTTCCTGTCGCCAAGTTCTCTGCCAACGCTTGGGCCATCAGCAAGGTTGGCTACATCGAGTTCATGGGCCCCAAGGCCAACAACCCCGACGCCCAGGAGGAGATTATGATCACTGGTCTCACTCTGTTCTCTCAGATGGTACTTCGTACAAGCAGTATACTGTCTCTCTTTGGCGCCATTTTCTCAAGACCCGGCCCGCTAGACAAGGAGGCAGCTGAGGGGTCCCGGAGGAGTGTGGAGGGAAAGGAATGGGCGGAGCACCAGGAGCTATCCTTTCCTAAGGATAGCAAGTCATAAAAATGTTGCATGGGTGTGTATTTGGTTGTTTTTGAGTCTTAATGTGTTCTTGTTAGCGAGTTTGTCTGTCACGAGATTTGGCTAAAGGGGCGGCCGTTTTTCATATCAGTAGTCTTACTTACTTATGATATTAAACGACTGTGATGCAAAGTTAGACATTTTCAGTGCACGAATCTGTGATAGGAAATCTCCCTCTATTGAAATGACATTAGGTGACCTACAACTCCACTACCTACGTCGCGCGACTATCGTACATGATGGCAAGTCCATCTCGTCTTAGGTCGGTTGGATCTAAAATCCGAAACCTACCTCTTtacatcttcttcgtctgaAATTCAATGACCTTGTTTCGGAACTCCTGTCTGATCTCCTCAGGAGTCATGTTAGCTTCCAAAGTGACCAGTACGGGACCTGAAATGGTCTTTGGGGCTAAGGCCCTGAGACGTTTTGTCTCGGCTTCTCGGTTCACTTGAATTTGCAAGTTCCACCCACCTGCCGTGGTTTTCCCTTGCAAATCTAGACGGAAATTCTGCTCCTTGTAGATCGGACCAGGAGTGTCTGAGAACTCCAGTAGCTTACCATCTGGAATATCCTCGATAAATTCAgcgaggagcttcttcacGCTTTTTGGCATCTTTTGTTGGCTGATTGGCAAACAATACTCTGTGTGGGACGATGGTACCTGAGATAGAACTGATTGAACTGGGACTGAGACAAATTATATAGTTGATGGAAAGCCTGCTTTGGTCTCCAAAGCAGTGTAGGTCTATCTATGATAGAGACACGTTCGTGTCATATGAGCCCAAACAACAGCAGACCATCTTCGAGCATCAGGTGAACACTATAGAACTAGGCGAATACAGTGGCATGTTCTCAACCAATGCAATCAAAATCTACTTTCTATGCCAAAAGTTCCTGAGAACGAAATATGAGGCTATACAACCCCAACATGAAGATAGAACAAGAAAGCTCAGCACTGTAATTGACCACTCATACTTGGAGCCTTCTGGCACCTTACTAGTTAAAGGGTGTTTTTTGTTCTTTCTCGAATAAGGCCTTTGAGTTAATGGAAAGTGAAGAGGCACCCCGTTGACAAAGGCAATATCCAGGTCAAATTTCAGTTCCACTCTTAGGATCGAAGCTGGTAAACAAAGCGAAAAAGCTGAACATTTGCGAACACTTGGCCTAGTGTGGAGTTTCATCTGAGCCTTTTCTCCTCAACCATACTTTGTTCTGTAGGCAGCATAGATTTCATACGCCTGCGTTGTACAGAGTTTGATTGAGCAAACGAAACACCGGCGACGGCATTTGTAGCATCTCCTTTGTTCTATACCTGAAAGACCTTGAAACAAGAAAGCTGCGTCTTCCCATGGGGAAACAAAGGAATTCGCAGGATGGCTCTCTTATATATTGACCTGGTTACGTCCTGGGGGAGAACAGTTTTTGCCAAACACATACACAACTTCACTCAATATTAGCACTTTACCTACTACGAAAATGTCGACTAATTCTCGAGACGGACTTGTCTGGGACGATTCGGGCCTGGATCTTACACCCCGATGGGCATCTGAGCCTAATATCGAAGCAATCCAGTCCACGTGCCGGCGAGTACTGCAGCTTGATGCTTCAGACGACTGCTCAGTGTCGTTCAAGGCAGCAGGCGGCTTCAACAGGGTCTATCTTGTCGAGGACAACTGTGAACGGAGATGGATCTTTCGAGTCTCCCTCCCCGTTGACCCCCGCAAGAAGACAACTGGAGAAGTGGCAACTCTCTGCTGGCTCGAACGCCACTCGGACATCCCAGCACCCAGAGTGGTTGCCTTTGACGACTCTAGCGACAATGAGATAGGATATGAATGGATCCTCATGGATCTGATGCCCGGAACTTCGGCGCACAATCGATGGCGCAAGATGTCGATGGAGGCCAAGACGACATTTGTTGAGAAGATTGCCGAATATCAAGCACAGATCTTCAACTCGTCGAAGTTTCGTGCCATTGGAACCTTGAAGGATGTCAGCCTCGATGCCGATTCTAAATTGGAACCTGGACAGCTCGTCGCTCTCATGTTCTTCACCGGTGCGCGCTATGACTTTGACGTCCCTCGAGGACCATTTCGTTCCAGCCACGACTGGCTCAAGGCGTGCATCTCTATCATGATTGAGGACCAAAAGAAACTGATAAGCGAATACTCGGACTCGGATTCATCGCCAGACTCGGACTCATCGTCAGATTCAGATTCATCATCAGACTCGgactcatcctcatcgtcagacTCGGACTCATCCCCAGACTCAAGCTCAGACTCGAGCTCAGATTCAGACAAGAAGTACGCCAAGTGGAACCTGGAAGTGGCTGAGCTGCTCCTAGATCTGCTTCCTGACATCTTTCCCAAAGTCCTGAACCCGCCAGAGCGAACAGTACTGCTGCACGATGACCTTTCTCTGAGCAATATCTTggtcgatgacgatggagctATCACAGCTATCTTAGACTGGGAATGCGTCTCGACGGTGCCTCTCTGGGCCGCCACGCAGATGCCCCAGTTCCTGATTGGGGTGGACCGTGAAGATGAGCCAGATCGCGATTCCTACAGGGATGCTGATCCAGAGATGGAGGCTCAAGACCGAATTCGCGAAGGCGACTATTATCTCGAAAGTGAGGACAAGAACCCCCTCTACTGGGAGCACCTGATGGAATATGAGCAGACAAAGCTCAGAAAGGTGTACTCGGACCGTTTGTCTGAACTGTGTCCTGCATGGGCAGAGGCAGTTGCTGACAGCGGCCTGAAGAGGGATTTCTATGAGGCGATTTTGCGCTGCGACGGGGGTTGGTGGTTGCGCAAGATTGACGATTGGGTTGGGGAGATCTGGGAGGGAGAGTTCCCGACAATGGCCGAGATGATACAACCGGGCCGTACGTAGATGTTCCTTGTGTGCTGATTTTCTTTTGTTATTTATTGCATGTTTTTGTAAATGTATGATTTTTATTGTAGAGCATAGGTAGTGTAGACAAGTCAGATTGTTAGTCACGCTACGGAGAGTTTTAGTACGAAAAGAATAAAAATACCGTAGTCTTTATTCATTGCTCTTGATGAACGCAGCTAGTTGTCATGGAAAAGATTGCATCATGTACCTACGATCCGCAACTCTTCGACACCCCATCAAAGCTCCTTGCTAATCTCCTTCGATCCTTCCTTACTTTCGACAAGCTTCTCAGAGTCTAGCTTAATATCCCCGTCAAAAACGCTGGCAATGGCCTCAAGGCTTCGGCCAGATGTCTCTGGGAAGAGGAAATAGACACAAGCAACTTCAATGCACAGCCAGCCGACATATACTCCGTAGTACTTCCATGCCAAGGCCTGGAGACCGATGGGGTTGACAAAAGAGTTGACGAATCCTGCTCCCTTGCCGAAGAACATGAGAACCGAAAAGCCTTTAGCTCGGATGGGGTAGGGCAAGATCTCGACGGGATATGAGTAAAGTAGAGCGTTGAaggcaaagttgaagaatgCGTAAAAGATGAAGAGCATCGCCAGAACACCGTGACCAGCGGCTTTGTTGCCTCTTTCGTTGAACAGGCCCGCACAAAGCGTCTGGCTGCTGAACACGAGGAGCATGCCGACAACGGAAATCATGAACTGTGTTCGACGCTTGAGGCGACCTGAAGCAAAGGCGGAAGCCACAGATGTGAGCCAGTTgaagatcatcaagcagccgttgatgatgttggtgtgTCTGGCGTTCGTGATTCCAACTGTTTCGAGCACCCGGACCAGGTAGTACGAGACAAGGCCGTTTCCGGACCATTGTGAGAAGAGACCCAAAAGAACAATGACAAGCAGGCGATGACGGTTGCCGGGTGTTTTGAGCAGATATGCCCATCCAGTAGCGTTGGCAAGTTCCGCTTCAATGACACCACGCATCTGGCGATACTCCAACTCGACAAACTCAGAGGAGGCATCTCCATTAGCATGGTACTTGACCAATATCTCTCTTGCTTTTTCGGCCTGTCCCTTTGCAATGAGGAAGCGTGGAGACTCGGGGAGGAACCAGATACCCAAGATCTGGACAAGAGCTGGCGCGGCTTGCAGATAAGATGGGATTCGCCATGCCCAGTTGTTGGGGATCCTGAATGTTCCAAACGTTGTCCATGCAGCAGCTATGGCTCCAAGATACCAGGAAGTCTGGTACAAAGACGTAGCGACTTGCCGATCCTTGGGATGGGCCAGCTCGCCGATGAGCATGGGAGCGTAGgtgttggcaaagacaagACCAAAGCCAATGACGAAGCGAGAGATCAAGAACATGGAAACTGTCAAGTTGTATTAGTGAGATGAATATTAACGGATACCCTTTCTGGTTTCTTCTTACTGTGAACGCATGCGCCTTGAATGACACCTCCGATTAGCATAATCACGGCACCCAAGAAGATGCCCATACGGCGGCCCCAGCGATCACCAACCACGCTGATGAAGGGCGTTGCAACAATGCAGCCGAGGCCTAGAATAGCAttgaggaggccaagaatgcTACCACGGGGACTGTTGAAATCTGTGATTGAGCAAAGCTGTCAGCCAGACTATCCATCACTGAAGACTAACATGGCGAACTTACAAGAATCCCAAGCTGGTACCGCCTGAAGACCGCTCATCATAGCCCCGTCAAATCCTAGCGTTACAGCTGGGACAAGACATCCAGGGATCATGAGAAGATAAAGCTTGAACAGGTTGCGGCTTTGGTAGAATGGTGGTGCATGATGGGCGAGTTCCTGAATGCGCCgatccagctcctcgacggTTTCGTGACCAGCCGCAGAAACATTAACAGAGCTTGCCTCTTTGCTTTGTGAGGACGCCATGGCGGTCTTGATTGAATAAGATGATCAAATGTTGAAGGCCGTGTGATGGTGAGCTGATGATCCTCTTCCTGTGGGAGGTTGCTTCAACTTATACACGACGTGAAGTGACAACCTTGTGAAGTCTCGCTTGTTGGTTCAGATCGCGTCATCCCTCCCAGTTGATGAGAGCAGATTAACCTCCAACGCGTTGATTGTTCAAGGAAGCTATAGTTCAATGCGTGGCGCGGGGAGAGCATTCGATCAATTTGATCTATCGACAAACTTGACCAGGCTGGATCTTGAATAGCGGCCTAGGATTGGCCAGACAAGTTGGCCTGCGAGATGATGCCATTCATCCCCGGATCGCGATCGTCTACCCACTTCACGGCCTCTCAGCTTGAGCCAATCAGTGCATCAAGACTCCGAAACTTCGGCCAGAGAGCCAATAGTTGATCGCCTTCGCCGATCGCAGTTCGGAGAGCCAAGAATCCACTTGTTCAGTCTCCACGGGCCTATTTCCGCGCTCGGTAACGAATTGCAGGGTTGCATTTAGAGGGAACATGTACGAATGGGATGTGTTGCAAGGGCATAAGAGGGGAAGATGCCGCCGAAATGACCGATCTCGCTTCACCACACCGCATCCTCCACAGCTCGCCACAATGAGTCCCGATTCTCTTCACAAGATTCTTTCATCTCTCACGCTTGAGGAAAAGATCCGTTTTCTTTCAGGTGTTGACTGGTGGCGCACCCCAGTCATACAAAGGGACGGGGTCTTTGTACCTCATATCAAGGTATGTCTTTGTTCTCAGTTTGTCAAACACGAACGCAAGTTGACATCCTTTATCTTAGTTTACTGATGGGCCCAATGGTGCCCGAGGAGAGAGCTATGTGTCTGGCATCAAGGCTGCATGCTTCCCATGCGGGACATGTCTCGGCTCGACATTCGACACGTCGATCCTGGAGAGAATCGGCACCGCGATAGCAAAAGAAGCAGAGACAAAGTCTGCAAATGTCCTCTTGGGACCAACCCTCAATGTCATCCGCTCACCGCTGGGAGGCCGAAACTACGAGACCTATAGCGAGGATCCTCTCGTTCTGGGCCATCTGGCAGCTGCCTATGTCCGTGGATGCCAGTCGACGGGCCGTGTCGCGGCAACTCCAAAGCACTTTGTGGCGAATGACGCCGAGAATCAACGGACGACACTAAGTGTCGAAGTTGAGGAGCAGGTGTTGAGAGAGATTTACCTGAAGCCATTCCAGCTTGTGTTAAAACTCTCAGACCCCTGGTGCATCATGTCAAGGTACTTGATCTCGCGCGATTAACATGGCTGTTCGTATTTGCTAACTGTTGATCTGTGTAGCTACAACCGGGTTCGGGGAACCTATGTCGCTAACAGTgacgagctcatcaacggcaCTTTGAGAGAAGAATGGGGCTTCCAAGGGCCCGTCATCTCAGACTGGATGGGGACTTACTCCGTTGCACCTGGTATAAATGCTGGTGTCGACATTGAGATGCCCGGTCCACCGAAATGGCGTACCCCAGACGCGGTGTTGAAGCTCGTTCAGCAGGGAACCATTTCTGAAGAGGTTATCAACAAGAGCGTTTTACGCATTCTCAAGTTGGCGTATCGGCTTGGTCGGTTCGAGAACCCCGAGGAACCTCCTGAACGCGCGGTAGAAGACCAGGCTCGCGATAATCTCATCAAGGAAGCTGCGGCAGATGGAATCGTCTTGCTCAAGAACGCTGGAGACATCTTACCCATACCCCAGAGCTCGACTGTCGCATTGATCGGTCAGCATGCGAGCTCTGTTGTCCTaggaggcggaggaagtGCCCGAGTCGATGCCTTGCATGCGGTTACTCCAATCGAAGGATTTAAAAGACTGGGCTACGACACCAGGACGGCAGTCGGGGTGCCTGTCTTTGGAGCTGTTCCGCATGCTGACCCCAGATTTATCTTTCCTACCGATCAGCCGCAACAATCGGAACTTCCTGTTCGGCTGGAGTGGTTCAACGGCTCTGTGATTGGCGAGAATCTCGTTCACGAAGAGTTCCGCCCTCAAGCCGAGTACATGATCAAGGAACAGTGGCCAGAATaccttgacaaggtcaaaTACTGTACACGAATCACATTCGATCTGGTGGCACCTTCAACAGGCAACGCAATCTTGTCGGTCATCAGCACAGGACGGGCGAGATGCTACATCAACGACCAGCTGGTCTTTGAAAGACCACAAGAGACCAAACTGCGACCTGAGTCTTTctacttcttcaagaagcagtTGGAGAGACGTTTCACCCATCATGTGGAAGAGGGTCGCCGTTACAATATCAGGCTCGAGTCTTGGGCTTGCGACCCTGATATCTTGGCTGGACCGCCTTTGTTTGGAAAGATGTTTCAAGGAAGCTCCATTCGCTTCCATGAAGAGATCAACTTGCAAGCCTCATTGaatgatgccaagaagg is from Fusarium keratoplasticum isolate Fu6.1 chromosome 11, whole genome shotgun sequence and encodes:
- a CDS encoding APH domain-containing protein; this encodes MSTNSRDGLVWDDSGLDLTPRWASEPNIEAIQSTCRRVLQLDASDDCSVSFKAAGGFNRVYLVEDNCERRWIFRVSLPVDPRKKTTGEVATLCWLERHSDIPAPRVVAFDDSSDNEIGYEWILMDLMPGTSAHNRWRKMSMEAKTTFVEKIAEYQAQIFNSSKFRAIGTLKDVSLDADSKLEPGQLVALMFFTGARYDFDVPRGPFRSSHDWLKACISIMIEDQKKLISEYSDSDSSPDSDSSSDSDSSSDSDSSSSSDSDSSPDSSSDSSSDSDKKYAKWNLEVAELLLDLLPDIFPKVLNPPERTVLLHDDLSLSNILVDDDGAITAILDWECVSTVPLWAATQMPQFLIGVDREDEPDRDSYRDADPEMEAQDRIREGDYYLESEDKNPLYWEHLMEYEQTKLRKVYSDRLSELCPAWAEAVADSGLKRDFYEAILRCDGGWWLRKIDDWVGEIWEGEFPTMAEMIQPGRT
- a CDS encoding Beta-glucosidase; translation: MSPDSLHKILSSLTLEEKIRFLSGVDWWRTPVIQRDGVFVPHIKFTDGPNGARGESYVSGIKAACFPCGTCLGSTFDTSILERIGTAIAKEAETKSANVLLGPTLNVIRSPLGGRNYETYSEDPLVLGHLAAAYVRGCQSTGRVAATPKHFVANDAENQRTTLSVEVEEQVLREIYLKPFQLVLKLSDPWCIMSSYNRVRGTYVANSDELINGTLREEWGFQGPVISDWMGTYSVAPGINAGVDIEMPGPPKWRTPDAVLKLVQQGTISEEVINKSVLRILKLAYRLGRFENPEEPPERAVEDQARDNLIKEAAADGIVLLKNAGDILPIPQSSTVALIGQHASSVVLGGGGSARVDALHAVTPIEGFKRLGYDTRTAVGVPVFGAVPHADPRFIFPTDQPQQSELPVRLEWFNGSVIGENLVHEEFRPQAEYMIKEQWPEYLDKVKYCTRITFDLVAPSTGNAILSVISTGRARCYINDQLVFERPQETKLRPESFYFFKKQLERRFTHHVEEGRRYNIRLESWACDPDILAGPPLFGKMFQGSSIRFHEEINLQASLNDAKKVASETEYAIVCVGTTNEIESEGFDRDTMDLTPEQYDLIKAVASSNPKTVVVNFSGAPVGLSQIVDVVPGIVQAWFPGQEAGLSVAAVLSGEVNPSGRLPLTWPRKLEDNPSFGNFPAGPDDILRYEEGLDVGYRWYDQESKPEPLYPFGFGLSYTRFEVVDAEIQDGREMLDLEQEVVVRARVSNVGPRRGKTVVQFYVSAPHDSSIPGLVRPVKELQAFEKVEIEPGETQIVEARLDKYSVSVYDSAAGRWHVEKGVYTVYIGLSSDQAHTEVLFSVPDTFTWTGL
- a CDS encoding MFS domain-containing protein; this encodes MASSQSKEASSVNVSAAGHETVEELDRRIQELAHHAPPFYQSRNLFKLYLLMIPGCLVPAVTLGFDGAMMSGLQAVPAWDSYFNSPRGSILGLLNAILGLGCIVATPFISVVGDRWGRRMGIFLGAVIMLIGGVIQGACVHISMFLISRFVIGFGLVFANTYAPMLIGELAHPKDRQVATSLYQTSWYLGAIAAAWTTFGTFRIPNNWAWRIPSYLQAAPALVQILGIWFLPESPRFLIAKGQAEKAREILVKYHANGDASSEFVELEYRQMRGVIEAELANATGWAYLLKTPGNRHRLLVIVLLGLFSQWSGNGLVSYYLVRVLETVGITNARHTNIINGCLMIFNWLTSVASAFASGRLKRRTQFMISVVGMLLVFSSQTLCAGLFNERGNKAAGHGVLAMLFIFYAFFNFAFNALLYSYPVEILPYPIRAKGFSVLMFFGKGAGFVNSFVNPIGLQALAWKYYGVYVGWLCIEVACVYFLFPETSGRSLEAIASVFDGDIKLDSEKLVESKEGSKEISKEL